The Chitinophagales bacterium genomic sequence GTCTTAATAGTGGTGGTAATGACATTAAGGGACTACTGTTTTGAAAAAAGCAACATCAAAAGTACAAAAAAAGCACCGTATAACGGTGCTTCATATTAATTAAATGTCTGTTAATCGGTTATAGAAAAAGATTGAATATGAAATATATTATTGCAGCCATGAGTCCGCTTACAGGTATGGTCAGTATCCAGGCCCAAAGCAGGTTGATAGTTACGCCCCAACGAACAGCAGATAAACGTTTGGTGGCACCTACCCCGATAATAGCGCCGGTAATGGTGTGAGTGGTACTTACAGGTATCTTCAGATTCTCTGTCAGGAATAGTGTTATGGCACCAGCGGTCTCAGCGGCAACCCCTTCAAACGGTGTTACTTTAGTGATACGTGTACCCATGGTCTTGATGATCTTCCAACCGCCGCTGAGCGTGCCCAGAGATATGGCTGTGTAGCAAGCTAATGGCACCCAAACAGGCATCTGGTCAAACGATTCAATAGTACCGCCTGCTATTAATGCGGCAGTAATAATACCCATAACTTTCTGTGCATCGTTACCACCATGGCCTATACTGAAGATAGCAGAAGACACCAACTGCATTCTCTTGAACCACCGTTGTGAGCTGGCCACGTTCAGGCTGCTGAGGAACAGTGTAAAAACACTCATAACAAATAATACAAATGCCATGAGTATCCATTTGAAGTTATGCCCGTAGAACATGACCCACCACATCCGGCTACTATAGCCGGTATCGAAAGTTGATTGCAGGGTCACTTCTTCATTATTTCGGATAACATGAACCGTTATTTGCTCCCCATTATGATAATTATCAAATGCATTGCCGAGTTTCTTAGGGTTATTTACCGGAATATCGCCAATAGCAGTAATGACATCACCTTTCTTTATTTTTATGAGGTTAGCCGGAGATTTATGTCCAACATCTTTTATTGCTACGCCATGGTCCACCACTTTTTCTTTATCCGCTTTCAATCCCATCAATTCGTATGTATTAGTAGTGAGTACGTTTGACAGAACGAATAT encodes the following:
- a CDS encoding inorganic phosphate transporter, with amino-acid sequence MTVFLIIIIALALIFDFINGFHDAANSIATVVSTKVLTPFQAVVWAAFFNFVAFFIFKDHGVADTIAKTVKADFITLPVIISGLVAAIFWNLLTWWYGIPSSSSHTLIGGFAGAAIAHAGFNSINPEPVIKTVSFIVLAPLVGMIMAFIISLWFINAFRKSILPKLVSIGVIITMIFVLSNVLTTNTYELMGLKADKEKVVDHGVAIKDVGHKSPANLIKIKKGDVITAIGDIPVNNPKKLGNAFDNYHNGEQITVHVIRNNEEVTLQSTFDTGYSSRMWWVMFYGHNFKWILMAFVLFVMSVFTLFLSSLNVASSQRWFKRMQLVSSAIFSIGHGGNDAQKVMGIITAALIAGGTIESFDQMPVWVPLACYTAISLGTLSGGWKIIKTMGTRITKVTPFEGVAAETAGAITLFLTENLKIPVSTTHTITGAIIGVGATKRLSAVRWGVTINLLWAWILTIPVSGLMAAIIYFIFNLFL